In one window of Candidatus Protochlamydia phocaeensis DNA:
- a CDS encoding FAD-dependent thymidylate synthase — protein MLTDDYEEFTDAQIKILKRYVTNTSSHIFVLRNLPEVIKGALFSRYSRSALGLRSLLLKEFITNNEEAAFEAIVGPLARSEEEQQAHQQGEAIKKAQAFYDRILDGYGDDSIGELGGAHLAIENISMIAAKLIEDHRIGGSPLEKSTRYIYFDQKVKGEYLFYREPILMTSAYRDSYIQTCNMLFDTYSRLIPPVTAIMEQRFPKDPLISKAAYTAALRAKVLDCLRGLLPAGTLTNMGIYGNGRFFEQLIHRLNCQNLAELQDIGKRSYEELSKVIPSFVRRSDPSHRSHQSYAQFYETIQSELKLIADQHLPHCERTLQSGVRLVSYDPDAVTKVAAALLYSLGNKGLPEIWNYCKGLSDEELARILDAGCNARENRRHKSPRALEHAEFTFEIVTDFGAYRDLHRHRLLTQERQFLCCDYGFYIPPEIQNTPYEEDYCHALNQAKEVFDVIAAELPEEAQYVVPMAYNIRWYFHVNLRALQWLCELRSSPAGHPSYRHIAQTMAKVVCQTFPAFERFFKFVDYEGYELGRLEQEQRKFEKQQQTMMI, from the coding sequence ATGTTGACGGACGATTACGAAGAATTCACAGACGCACAAATAAAAATTTTAAAACGCTACGTCACTAATACATCCAGCCATATTTTTGTGTTAAGGAATTTGCCGGAGGTCATCAAAGGGGCGCTTTTTTCCCGTTACTCTCGCTCTGCCCTAGGGCTTCGCAGCCTTCTTTTGAAAGAATTTATTACAAACAATGAAGAAGCTGCTTTTGAAGCGATTGTAGGCCCGCTTGCCCGTTCGGAAGAGGAACAACAAGCGCATCAACAGGGCGAGGCCATCAAAAAAGCACAAGCCTTTTATGACCGCATTTTAGATGGATATGGAGATGACTCTATTGGAGAGTTGGGAGGAGCGCACCTAGCGATCGAGAATATCTCCATGATCGCGGCCAAGCTTATTGAAGATCATCGCATCGGCGGTTCTCCTCTTGAGAAATCGACTCGTTATATTTACTTTGACCAAAAGGTTAAAGGCGAATATCTCTTTTATCGCGAACCTATTCTTATGACATCGGCCTATCGCGACAGTTATATTCAAACTTGCAATATGTTGTTCGATACTTACAGCCGCTTGATTCCTCCTGTCACTGCCATCATGGAGCAGCGCTTCCCCAAAGATCCGCTCATTTCCAAAGCAGCCTATACTGCAGCCCTGCGCGCTAAAGTACTAGATTGCCTAAGGGGTCTGTTGCCGGCGGGAACCCTGACTAATATGGGCATTTATGGCAATGGTCGCTTCTTCGAGCAGCTCATCCATCGCCTGAATTGTCAAAATCTCGCCGAGCTGCAAGATATCGGCAAGCGCAGCTATGAAGAGCTTAGCAAGGTTATTCCTTCATTTGTCCGCCGTTCCGATCCCTCTCACCGTTCCCATCAAAGTTATGCCCAATTTTACGAGACTATACAGTCCGAGCTTAAATTAATAGCCGACCAGCATTTGCCTCATTGCGAACGCACCCTTCAATCCGGTGTACGCTTGGTCTCTTACGATCCCGATGCCGTTACCAAAGTAGCAGCAGCCCTGCTGTATTCTTTGGGCAATAAAGGATTGCCCGAAATTTGGAACTACTGCAAAGGCTTATCGGATGAAGAACTGGCGCGCATTCTCGATGCCGGCTGCAACGCCCGGGAAAATCGCCGCCACAAATCGCCTAGAGCATTAGAACATGCCGAATTTACATTTGAAATTGTCACAGATTTTGGCGCCTACCGCGACTTACACCGCCATCGCCTGTTGACTCAAGAACGCCAGTTCTTATGCTGCGACTATGGCTTCTACATTCCACCCGAAATCCAAAATACGCCTTATGAAGAAGACTATTGCCATGCATTGAACCAGGCTAAAGAGGTATTCGATGTCATCGCCGCCGAGCTTCCCGAAGAGGCACAATACGTCGTCCCGATGGCATATAATATTAGATGGTATTTCCACGTCAATTTGCGCGCCCTGCAATGGCTTTGCGAGCTGCGCTCTTCTCCTGCCGGGCATCCCAGCTATCGCCACATCGCCCAAACAATGGCCAAAGTCGTCTGCCAAACTTTCCCAGCCTTCGAGCGCTTTTTTAAATTCGTCGATTATGAGGGCTATGAATTGGGCCGACTCGAGCAAGAGCAGCGCAAATTTGAAAAACAGCAGCAAACAATGATGATTTAA
- a CDS encoding MFS transporter: protein MKFTSAFFDIYQHKTQMAYTWTRILNTPFWALYTLLPFIMCKDLNATPWQIACIISLKPIVSLFSLYWSSLIRSRHDRLISNIIWAGVFGHLPFLFVPFVSNPWYFVLASAVYMLFYRGVNPAWMEILKINVPEENRKTVVAYGSAFYHVGGALLAILMGWALDDYFQAWRWLFPLTALLSLWSIVLQASLPIKKDMPRVEMPIRPFSFKEQIKKPWEEAWELLRQRPDFMRFQIGFMLGGGGLMLWQPALPLFFIDTLQLNYKELTLAMTLCKSIGYTLALPLWTKAMSHKDIFIFSSLVTAIAAFFPLGLMAAQWHLIWLYAAYLLYGMMQAGSELSWNLSGPIFSKHEDSSTYSGVNVVSIGLRGCVAPPLGSLLCYLTNASVALMIGGGFCLLATWQMYLNRQKEEKPYLLPLG, encoded by the coding sequence ATGAAATTTACATCTGCCTTTTTTGATATTTATCAGCATAAGACGCAAATGGCCTATACATGGACGCGTATTTTGAATACGCCTTTTTGGGCCTTGTATACGCTTTTGCCCTTTATCATGTGCAAAGACCTTAATGCGACTCCCTGGCAGATTGCTTGTATTATTAGCTTGAAGCCCATCGTATCGCTTTTCTCTCTTTATTGGAGCTCTTTGATCCGCAGCCGCCATGATCGTTTGATTTCCAATATTATTTGGGCCGGGGTATTTGGCCATCTGCCTTTTTTATTTGTCCCTTTTGTGAGCAATCCTTGGTATTTTGTTCTAGCTTCTGCCGTTTATATGTTATTTTATCGGGGAGTCAATCCCGCTTGGATGGAAATTTTAAAAATTAATGTTCCGGAAGAGAATCGCAAAACGGTTGTTGCTTATGGTTCTGCTTTTTACCATGTTGGAGGAGCATTGCTCGCCATTCTAATGGGATGGGCGCTTGATGATTATTTTCAGGCCTGGCGCTGGCTTTTTCCTTTAACAGCTCTGTTATCTTTATGGTCGATTGTCTTGCAGGCCTCCCTTCCTATTAAGAAAGATATGCCAAGAGTAGAAATGCCTATTAGGCCTTTTTCTTTTAAGGAACAGATTAAAAAGCCTTGGGAAGAAGCGTGGGAATTACTTCGGCAGCGTCCTGATTTTATGCGTTTTCAAATAGGATTTATGCTGGGGGGAGGCGGATTGATGCTATGGCAGCCGGCCTTGCCTCTTTTCTTCATAGATACATTGCAGTTGAATTACAAGGAACTGACCTTGGCAATGACCCTTTGCAAAAGCATCGGATATACTTTAGCGCTTCCGCTATGGACCAAGGCAATGAGTCACAAAGATATTTTTATTTTTAGCAGCCTTGTCACGGCAATCGCTGCTTTTTTTCCTCTTGGATTGATGGCGGCACAGTGGCATCTAATTTGGCTTTATGCCGCTTACCTCTTGTATGGCATGATGCAGGCGGGAAGCGAGCTTAGCTGGAATTTATCCGGTCCTATTTTTTCTAAGCATGAAGATAGTTCTACCTATAGCGGCGTTAATGTTGTCTCGATTGGTTTAAGAGGGTGTGTGGCTCCGCCTTTGGGTAGCCTTTTGTGCTATTTGACCAATGCATCTGTTGCCCTTATGATAGGGGGAGGATTTTGCCTATTGGCTACCTGGCAAATGTATTTAAATAGGCAAAAGGAAGAAAAGCCTTATCTGCTGCCTCTTGGATAG